Proteins encoded together in one Temnothorax longispinosus isolate EJ_2023e chromosome 5, Tlon_JGU_v1, whole genome shotgun sequence window:
- the LOC139813571 gene encoding uncharacterized protein: MDSSEEIRERERIANQIVKTSNSIRKKYHALKTGKVEEDIALERHFKPIIEPLRQIAENTVAGKESDVSKIENETAWEDEEPKLKRQRPNASFNDSVMASTPVTLKRSINVPSNLSEITKIFKPRKPKRSKGPLNEPPITSAPSVQPTVLANEDVFETTNDPLVTSVRQQLQTPEGQETLRDELGPLSQKYVGAVLSGDQESGMDIAYGVKFTNDGMMLGNKRFDVNYADKIIIDGIRYNGTRGLFELIFKKYPDHDIYTEDDMQTYKSILLMTSAHKRNYDAHAQIKGNGGYKYTHIIGPLISGKKAGKGIPRAMTGNKIDHIIASSISGKKAGKGIPRAMTLNDNKIDYVHWDDPNELVDRLRLLEASRLAGHTGHDNEILSIIEELREAGLIIN, encoded by the coding sequence ATGGACAGCAGCGAGGAGATtagagagcgcgagaggatAGCAAATCAAATTGTGAAAACGAGCAATTCGATtcgcaaaaaatatcacgCCTTGAAAACTGGTAAAGTGGAGGAAGATATCGCGTTGGAGAGACACTTTAAGCCCATCATCGAGCCTCTAAGGCAGATTGCCGAAAACACCGTTGCTGGCAAAGAATCTGACGTGTCAAAGATTGAGAATGAAACGGCGTGGGAAGACGAAGAGCCGAAGCTCAAACGACAACGACCAAACGCCTCGTTTAACGACTCTGTAATGGCTTCAACTCCGGTTACGTTGAAACGATCGATAAATGTGCCATCTAATTTGAgcgaaataacaaaaatttttaaaccgcGTAAACCGAAACGATCGAAAGGTCCATTGAATGAACCACCGATAACCTCTGCACCTTCCGTACAACCCACAGTGCTCGCAAACGAAGATGTTTTCGAAACCACGAATGACCCACTCGTGACGTCCGTTCGACAGCAGTTGCAAACACCTGAGGGTCAAGAAACGTTGCGAGATGAATTGGGTCCATTGAGCCAAAAGTATGTCGGGGCAGTTCTGAGCGGCGATCAAGAAAGCGGTATGGACATCGCGTATGGTGTTAAATTCACCAACGATGGAATgatgctcggtaataaacgttttgacgtgAACTACGCGGACAAGATAATTATCGACGGCATACGATACAATGGCACACGCGGTCTTTTCgaattaatctttaagaaatatccCGATCATGATATCTACACAGAGGACGATATGCAAACATACAAGAGCATTCTGTTGATGACGAGTGCTCATAAACGCAATTATGATGCTCACGCTCAAATAAAGGGCAACGGGGGATACAAGTACACACATATAATCGGGCCGTTGATTTCGggtaaaaaagctggaaaagGTATACCGCGTGCCATGACAGGCAACAAGATCGACCATATAATTGCATCGTCGATTTCGggtaaaaaagctggaaaagGTATACCGCGTGCCATGACATTAAACGACAACAAGATCGATTATGTTCATTGGGACGATCCCAACGAGCTTGTAGATCGTCTCAGATTGCTCGAAGCTTCGCGCCTAGCGGGTCACACCGGTCACGATAACGAAATCCTGTCGATTATCGAGGAACTTCGTGAGGCtggacttattataaattaa